From Streptomyces fungicidicus, one genomic window encodes:
- a CDS encoding Mucin-2, whose protein sequence is MAAVHSSALDGVAANPALPTPLLVRLIAFDGGGHGPPFQALHRPGLPEQAVAAVLTHPVPGTRVHFAMSGQADAEQRARLAHDPSPRVRAAVADGPEWTHDPRAKVDPLPDAVCRRLLEDPDPSVRSALLHSRHLAPTFLASLLRHADPAARRAALRVWDDLTPHARTTLLDDPDPELRRSAALRACPRDARLTAALLDDPAALPEVLRRGLLGRADAERFLAEGTHLVELAGNPSLPADLVDRLAVHPDDGVRLAVSLRPELTEAQRAAIDFTVAPHARGEVDWVAAGIADQDVLRRAATSAHPLLRRAAARSPHLSPDLLRLLSEDTDALVHNHLAVHHPDTPEEVLMSVYARLGGTFSAWMATGHPRFPREGLAARFADHPDGIYRQLTVRDPAAGPGLIERLSHDPDVWTRQAATRDPRLPLPRLRETLDLPELAFSAGANPALPPVEMSRVMDEAGVPV, encoded by the coding sequence ATGGCCGCCGTCCACTCGTCCGCGCTGGACGGAGTCGCCGCCAACCCAGCCCTCCCCACACCGCTCCTGGTGCGACTCATCGCCTTCGACGGCGGAGGCCACGGCCCGCCCTTCCAGGCCCTTCATCGGCCCGGGCTGCCCGAGCAGGCCGTAGCGGCTGTCCTCACCCACCCGGTCCCCGGCACCCGAGTCCACTTCGCGATGAGCGGCCAGGCGGACGCCGAGCAGCGGGCCCGGCTCGCGCACGACCCGTCACCGCGGGTGCGGGCCGCCGTCGCGGACGGGCCCGAGTGGACCCACGACCCCCGGGCGAAGGTCGATCCGCTGCCCGATGCCGTGTGCCGACGCCTTCTGGAAGACCCCGACCCCTCCGTGCGCAGCGCGCTGTTGCACTCACGTCACTTGGCACCGACCTTCCTCGCCTCCCTGCTCCGCCATGCCGATCCGGCCGCACGACGTGCCGCACTGCGCGTCTGGGACGACCTGACACCGCACGCACGCACCACGCTGCTCGACGACCCCGACCCCGAACTGCGGCGATCAGCCGCGCTGCGCGCGTGCCCCCGCGACGCACGGCTGACGGCGGCGCTGCTCGACGACCCCGCCGCCCTGCCCGAGGTACTGCGCCGGGGACTTCTCGGCCGCGCGGACGCCGAACGGTTCCTCGCCGAGGGCACACACCTGGTCGAGCTCGCCGGAAACCCGTCCCTGCCGGCCGACCTCGTGGACCGTCTCGCGGTCCACCCCGACGACGGAGTGCGGCTGGCCGTTTCCCTCCGGCCCGAGCTGACCGAGGCCCAGCGCGCCGCGATCGACTTCACCGTGGCCCCGCACGCACGAGGGGAGGTGGACTGGGTGGCGGCCGGCATCGCCGACCAGGACGTGCTGCGCCGGGCCGCGACCTCCGCCCACCCCCTGCTGCGCCGCGCCGCGGCCCGCAGCCCTCATCTGTCCCCCGATCTCCTGCGGCTCCTGTCGGAGGACACGGACGCCCTCGTCCACAACCACCTGGCCGTCCATCACCCCGACACCCCGGAGGAGGTCCTGATGAGCGTGTACGCACGGCTCGGCGGAACGTTCTCCGCCTGGATGGCGACCGGCCACCCCCGCTTCCCCCGCGAGGGCCTCGCCGCCCGCTTCGCGGACCATCCGGACGGGATCTACCGACAACTGACGGTCCGCGACCCCGCCGCCGGCCCCGGCCTCATCGAGCGGCTCAGCCACGACCCGGACGTCTGGACGCGCCAGGCGGCGACCCGCGACCCCCGCCTGCCGCTCCCTCGGCTCCGCGAGACCCTCGACCTGCCCGAGCTGGCTTTCAGCGCGGGCGCCAACCCTGCCCTGCCCCCGGTGGAGATGAGCAGGGTCATGGACGAGGCCGGGGTGCCCGTATGA
- a CDS encoding GNAT family N-acetyltransferase, giving the protein MDTKPFISGLSENAVMITRVADRQWHALDDDLVVGRGHAEHRPDGRLFVSIDAWHDVAFDRLTEAMLAELPAPLYTVADEADVELTAGWRRAGFTVRRREWEYMVPTDPQATGLEAVLPPPGVTILPAGQADERLLRAVDRAIRDEVEATVGWQSMPAEVIPRPEGDTVVDPSMYAVAATADRYLGLIRVARVKRPRIGLVAVRAGQQRRGIARALLAHALGALHRSGSTAAWTEVDESNRAASALFETVGARSTSSNLELVR; this is encoded by the coding sequence ATGGACACGAAGCCTTTCATTTCCGGCCTGAGCGAGAACGCGGTGATGATCACTCGCGTCGCGGACAGGCAATGGCACGCACTGGACGACGACCTGGTCGTCGGCCGCGGGCATGCGGAACACCGTCCCGACGGACGCCTGTTCGTCAGCATCGACGCCTGGCACGACGTCGCCTTCGACCGGCTCACCGAGGCGATGCTGGCGGAACTGCCCGCGCCGCTGTACACGGTGGCCGACGAAGCCGATGTCGAGCTGACGGCCGGCTGGCGGCGGGCGGGTTTCACGGTCCGGCGCCGCGAGTGGGAGTACATGGTGCCGACCGATCCGCAGGCAACAGGGCTCGAAGCCGTCCTGCCGCCACCCGGTGTGACGATCTTGCCCGCCGGTCAGGCGGACGAGAGGCTGCTGCGGGCGGTGGACCGCGCGATCCGTGACGAGGTCGAGGCGACCGTCGGGTGGCAGTCGATGCCCGCGGAGGTGATTCCTCGCCCCGAAGGTGACACCGTCGTCGATCCGTCGATGTACGCGGTGGCCGCGACGGCGGACCGCTACCTGGGCCTGATCCGGGTGGCGAGGGTGAAGAGGCCGCGCATCGGGCTGGTCGCGGTCCGGGCCGGCCAGCAGCGCCGCGGCATCGCGCGGGCGCTGCTCGCCCACGCGCTGGGGGCGCTGCATCGCTCCGGGTCCACTGCGGCCTGGACCGAGGTCGACGAGTCCAACCGAGCGGCCTCGGCGCTGTTCGAGACCGTCGGCGCCCGGTCGACGAGCAGCAACCTGGAGCTGGTGCGATGA
- a CDS encoding MBL fold metallo-hydrolase, which yields MHASDRPGTPSGRALNRRAVLWGTALGAASPLIPTTAATAATAAPTAASAGRGGDRAARSVSYRWLGTAGWRIDVGGRTVLFDPYLTRFRTGLFDGGLVPETRLTTDPTVVDPHIGRPEVVLVSHSHWDHLADVPYIAKTTGARVIGTETTYHLLTALGVDSKQISVVKGGEVLDLGTMTVEVVSSLHSRNKNCSYFAPGTLNAPPATVPSTIADLPEGDTLAFQITAGEHGPSAFLMGASDFAEREVRGLRPDLAMIAVPTATSTTHGYVSRLLRALDAPGVVVPVHWDNFELPLTGSPVRDPAMDLDAFLAQVGTASPGTRTVVPDYRTVYDGDMRPTNR from the coding sequence ATGCACGCCTCGGACAGACCAGGCACCCCCTCCGGCCGCGCGCTCAACCGCCGTGCGGTGCTGTGGGGCACCGCGCTCGGTGCGGCGTCCCCGCTGATCCCGACCACCGCAGCCACGGCAGCCACGGCGGCCCCGACGGCTGCGTCCGCCGGCCGCGGCGGCGACCGGGCCGCCCGTTCCGTGTCGTACCGCTGGCTCGGCACCGCGGGCTGGCGCATCGACGTGGGCGGCCGCACCGTGCTCTTCGATCCCTACCTCACCCGATTCCGCACCGGCCTGTTCGACGGAGGTCTCGTCCCGGAGACCAGGCTGACGACGGATCCCACTGTCGTCGACCCGCACATCGGCCGTCCCGAAGTGGTGCTGGTGAGTCATTCCCACTGGGACCACCTGGCCGACGTGCCCTACATCGCCAAGACCACCGGTGCCCGCGTCATCGGCACCGAGACCACGTACCACCTGCTCACCGCCCTCGGAGTCGACTCGAAACAGATCTCCGTGGTGAAGGGCGGCGAGGTACTGGACCTCGGCACGATGACCGTCGAGGTCGTGTCCAGCCTGCACAGCCGCAACAAGAACTGCTCGTACTTCGCCCCGGGCACGCTGAACGCCCCACCCGCGACAGTTCCCAGCACCATCGCGGATCTGCCCGAGGGCGACACCCTGGCCTTCCAGATCACGGCAGGAGAGCACGGTCCGTCGGCATTCCTCATGGGGGCCAGCGACTTCGCCGAGCGGGAGGTGCGGGGCCTGCGTCCCGACCTCGCGATGATCGCCGTGCCCACTGCCACCAGCACCACCCACGGCTATGTGTCCCGGCTGCTGCGCGCTCTGGACGCCCCCGGTGTCGTCGTCCCCGTCCACTGGGACAACTTCGAGCTGCCGCTGACCGGTTCCCCGGTCCGCGACCCGGCGATGGACCTCGACGCCTTCCTCGCCCAGGTCGGGACGGCGTCTCCGGGCACCCGGACAGTCGTGCCGGACTACCGCACCGTGTACGACGGCGACATGCGGCCCACCAACCGGTAG
- a CDS encoding immunity 49 family protein, with the protein MRIERHQVGGAVVSAAREDFVNRIGRQIRSMSKAGRMSTYEWQSIAEEFIDYLGALSVETPGLDTPEAKAVLKDASEAAAGAVAYAAYHPHCSFQVFLEYVNFGMGYDPGEDAPAESVTPGEWIDALCLAVLQDKAKWHGEAFHFARQKFAERAQGTPAGELATGLMALVLDDTGDDEEYPPSAQAKLAALDAALNRLRLRADETGQNLLDRPDGEALKALRALAAADRAAFDSALAGLLIAHTTLHGPGASPRSLLPLVPIALAALAHRIHNWAPAVHTHYLPHALVTGFEGRGPRVGAFGRNRSSAAAAALTAGPLVVDRPACDRALNPESEALFEQYTQKAITPQDGEVLAARRLGSAMRDQELLFKWRVGNSADVTDAQLANLRLASQLGAALFRIALAEPGTEAEVRVAGRNLRYPASRGETGGAAGWEKATAFALITGVREDLAPLVLTGPEFAGKDGSAYTAYRQALHAYLTGVDCELAAERALQEAGKAEDWGFFPRPAVLLSQLVEGDEASFNLALADALEAHRDHYQVADRADDPDAAIDLNVLALACHARRRGWELLVESPYLPRRLLQAAEPF; encoded by the coding sequence GTGCGGATAGAACGTCACCAGGTGGGTGGGGCCGTCGTGTCGGCGGCGCGGGAGGACTTCGTGAACCGGATCGGGAGGCAGATACGGTCCATGTCGAAGGCCGGCCGGATGTCCACCTATGAATGGCAGTCGATCGCCGAGGAGTTCATCGACTACCTGGGCGCCCTGTCCGTCGAGACGCCCGGCCTCGACACCCCGGAGGCCAAGGCCGTCCTGAAGGACGCCTCCGAGGCCGCGGCAGGCGCCGTCGCCTACGCGGCCTACCACCCGCACTGCAGCTTCCAGGTCTTCCTGGAGTACGTGAACTTCGGGATGGGATACGACCCCGGTGAGGACGCGCCGGCCGAGAGCGTCACCCCCGGGGAGTGGATCGACGCACTCTGCCTGGCGGTCCTCCAGGACAAGGCCAAGTGGCACGGTGAGGCCTTCCACTTCGCCCGGCAGAAGTTCGCGGAACGGGCCCAGGGAACACCCGCCGGGGAACTCGCCACCGGGCTGATGGCACTGGTCCTCGACGACACCGGCGACGACGAGGAGTATCCGCCGAGTGCGCAGGCCAAGCTCGCCGCCCTCGACGCCGCCCTGAACCGCCTCCGCCTGCGGGCCGACGAGACCGGTCAGAACCTGCTCGACCGGCCGGACGGTGAGGCGTTGAAGGCGCTGCGCGCCCTGGCCGCCGCAGACCGGGCGGCCTTCGACTCCGCGCTGGCCGGCCTCCTGATCGCGCACACCACCCTGCACGGGCCCGGCGCCTCACCGCGCAGTCTCCTGCCGCTCGTCCCCATCGCGCTGGCCGCGCTCGCCCACCGGATCCACAACTGGGCCCCGGCAGTTCACACCCACTACCTTCCGCACGCCCTGGTCACCGGTTTCGAGGGCCGCGGACCGAGGGTCGGCGCCTTCGGCCGCAACCGGAGCTCCGCCGCGGCCGCGGCGCTGACCGCGGGCCCGCTGGTGGTCGATCGGCCGGCGTGCGACCGGGCCCTCAACCCGGAGAGCGAGGCACTGTTCGAGCAGTACACGCAGAAGGCCATCACTCCGCAGGACGGCGAAGTCCTCGCCGCGCGCCGGCTCGGCAGTGCCATGCGGGACCAGGAGCTGTTGTTCAAATGGCGGGTCGGCAACTCCGCCGATGTCACCGACGCCCAGCTGGCGAACCTGAGGCTGGCCTCCCAGCTCGGGGCGGCCCTGTTCCGCATCGCCCTGGCGGAACCGGGCACCGAGGCCGAGGTGCGGGTCGCCGGCCGGAACCTGCGTTACCCGGCGTCGCGAGGCGAGACCGGGGGCGCCGCCGGCTGGGAGAAGGCCACCGCCTTCGCTCTGATCACCGGCGTACGCGAGGACCTCGCCCCCCTGGTCCTGACCGGCCCCGAGTTCGCGGGCAAGGACGGATCCGCCTACACCGCGTACCGGCAGGCGCTGCACGCCTACCTGACGGGCGTGGACTGCGAACTCGCGGCGGAGCGGGCGTTGCAGGAGGCCGGGAAGGCCGAGGACTGGGGCTTCTTCCCGCGACCGGCCGTGCTGCTGTCGCAGCTGGTGGAAGGCGACGAGGCGAGTTTCAACCTGGCCCTGGCCGACGCACTCGAAGCGCACCGCGATCACTACCAGGTCGCCGACCGTGCCGACGACCCGGACGCCGCGATCGATCTCAACGTCCTCGCCCTGGCCTGCCACGCCCGCCGCCGGGGCTGGGAGCTCCTGGTCGAGTCCCCCTATCTGCCCCGGCGCCTCCTCCAGGCCGCCGAGCCCTTCTGA
- a CDS encoding septum formation family protein, protein MAVRAPYRSLRGISAVAALLALGAVGCSDVSEAVDGAKDGAKKVARQRSVFSLDVGDCYNPNGKAEGTAYVVEIVPCDEAHEGQVVGEFALDEGKEYPGDDGVSAVADERCPVEAQKYAPDTWALPKGAALFYYTPTRESWATGDRAVSCTYTAQKSKLSGSLDTAKSLKPEQATYLKGSNALYEALWANQPAKDTVEDDLAGYKAQAKAVAAALDAHVEGLGGIEGTEVGKLRATLTKAAGNWKKAANAADVDAFYIAYDPAFTGIAPNKSVAARKELGLATTVPADEAEVWAG, encoded by the coding sequence ATGGCAGTCCGTGCCCCTTATCGTTCCCTCCGCGGCATATCAGCTGTCGCCGCCCTGCTCGCCCTCGGCGCGGTGGGTTGCTCGGACGTCTCCGAGGCCGTCGACGGCGCCAAGGACGGCGCGAAGAAGGTGGCTCGTCAGCGCTCGGTGTTCTCGCTGGACGTCGGGGACTGCTACAACCCGAACGGCAAGGCCGAGGGGACGGCGTACGTCGTCGAGATCGTGCCCTGCGACGAGGCGCACGAGGGTCAGGTCGTCGGCGAGTTCGCGCTCGACGAGGGCAAGGAGTATCCCGGCGACGACGGGGTCTCTGCCGTCGCGGACGAGCGCTGCCCCGTCGAGGCCCAGAAGTACGCCCCGGACACCTGGGCGCTCCCCAAGGGTGCCGCGCTCTTCTACTACACCCCGACCAGGGAGAGCTGGGCTACGGGGGATCGCGCGGTGAGCTGCACCTACACCGCGCAGAAGAGCAAGCTCAGCGGTTCGCTGGACACCGCGAAGTCCCTCAAGCCCGAGCAGGCCACATACCTCAAGGGTTCGAACGCGCTCTACGAGGCACTGTGGGCGAACCAGCCCGCCAAGGACACCGTCGAGGACGACCTGGCCGGCTACAAGGCGCAGGCCAAAGCTGTCGCGGCCGCCCTCGACGCCCATGTCGAAGGCCTGGGCGGCATCGAGGGCACCGAGGTCGGCAAGCTCCGCGCGACGCTGACGAAGGCGGCCGGCAACTGGAAGAAGGCAGCGAACGCCGCCGACGTGGACGCGTTCTACATCGCCTACGACCCGGCGTTCACCGGCATCGCCCCGAACAAGTCGGTGGCCGCCCGCAAGGAACTGGGCCTGGCCACCACGGTTCCCGCCGACGAGGCCGAGGTCTGGGCAGGCTGA
- the nadE gene encoding ammonia-dependent NAD(+) synthetase produces the protein MSESAFIALQQEIARTLGVTETFEAEQEIERRVAFLAERLTSTGLRSLVLGISGGVDSTVAGRLCQLAVERARAGGHEARFHAMRLPYGIQADEHDAQLALSFIKADHVLTVDIKPAADAALEATLTAGVSFRDARHEDFVHGNVKARQRMIAQYAVAGAQDGLVVGTDQAAEALTGFFTKFGDGAADLVPLAGLTKRRVRALADALGAPTGLVWKVPTADLESLDEGKADEDALGVTYDVIDDFLEGKPVDREAFDTIVHRYRLTDHKRRPPIAP, from the coding sequence TTGAGCGAGTCGGCGTTCATCGCCCTGCAGCAGGAGATCGCCCGGACACTGGGCGTCACCGAAACCTTCGAGGCCGAACAGGAGATCGAGCGCCGGGTGGCCTTCCTCGCCGAGCGGCTCACCTCGACCGGGCTGCGCTCCCTCGTCCTCGGCATCAGCGGCGGCGTCGACTCCACCGTCGCGGGCCGGTTGTGCCAGCTCGCCGTGGAACGGGCGCGGGCCGGCGGACACGAGGCACGGTTCCACGCCATGCGCCTGCCCTACGGAATCCAGGCCGACGAGCACGACGCCCAGCTCGCGCTCTCCTTCATCAAGGCAGACCACGTGCTGACCGTGGACATCAAGCCCGCCGCCGACGCCGCGCTCGAGGCCACACTGACCGCCGGGGTGAGTTTCCGCGACGCCCGGCACGAAGACTTCGTGCACGGCAACGTCAAGGCACGCCAGCGCATGATCGCCCAGTACGCGGTGGCCGGCGCGCAGGACGGCCTCGTCGTCGGCACCGACCAGGCCGCCGAGGCGCTCACGGGCTTCTTCACCAAGTTCGGCGACGGGGCCGCGGACCTGGTTCCGCTGGCGGGCCTCACCAAACGCCGGGTGCGCGCCCTCGCGGACGCGCTGGGCGCACCCACCGGCCTGGTGTGGAAGGTCCCGACCGCCGACCTGGAAAGCCTCGACGAGGGCAAGGCCGACGAGGACGCGCTCGGAGTGACCTACGACGTCATCGACGACTTCCTCGAGGGCAAGCCCGTGGACAGGGAGGCCTTCGACACCATCGTCCACCGCTATCGCCTCACCGACCACAAGCGCCGGCCGCCCATCGCCCCTTGA
- a CDS encoding dirigent protein: protein MNIAGRPFIFLAVAVLGCSAGLALIGPASADVAPRKAASTVAPHTDDGSPAKSRTIRVEAQLQVGEEIDLGATGRSVGDQFVFSGNLMSTEGTEGHSVGRIGGFCVIDDLERNAGQCVSTAVLAGGQITIQGEQAGIPAPSPVVNAITGGTGEFRKARGQVAQRVLTPATWRLTFEVSDVQSHQAGDARDPFEVPMPMPPSFPGK from the coding sequence TTGAATATCGCTGGCCGGCCGTTCATATTCCTCGCCGTCGCGGTCCTGGGATGCTCTGCCGGGCTCGCTCTCATCGGACCCGCGTCGGCCGACGTGGCGCCCCGGAAAGCGGCCTCGACCGTGGCCCCCCACACCGACGACGGTTCCCCGGCGAAGAGCCGCACCATCCGCGTGGAGGCGCAGCTGCAGGTCGGCGAGGAGATCGACCTCGGCGCAACCGGCCGCAGTGTCGGTGACCAGTTCGTCTTCAGTGGAAATCTGATGTCGACCGAGGGAACCGAAGGCCATTCGGTCGGACGCATCGGCGGCTTCTGCGTCATCGACGACCTCGAACGCAACGCGGGACAGTGCGTGTCGACCGCGGTGCTGGCGGGAGGTCAGATCACGATCCAGGGTGAGCAGGCCGGAATTCCGGCCCCGAGCCCGGTCGTCAACGCGATCACCGGAGGCACCGGAGAGTTCCGCAAGGCGCGCGGTCAGGTGGCGCAGCGGGTGTTGACGCCGGCGACCTGGCGACTCACTTTCGAGGTCTCTGACGTGCAGTCCCATCAGGCGGGGGATGCTCGCGATCCTTTTGAGGTCCCGATGCCCATGCCCCCATCCTTCCCCGGCAAGTAG
- a CDS encoding serine hydrolase: MSTRTATEDRIRRIFAEAGARGQLHAVPVRAGTPAAGGVDGGRGGREVAVGADDAVVIASLFKMLLVLEFARQVVAGQLDPRERVRVTSADRLGGWGTAGCLDDVELSLRDLAYFAMSVSDNSAADLLLHRVGLDTVRLLAKELGLERTRVVGGPRDLLESMLEEVGARDEREFAARYPALSDEGKRRLTVLDPRRTTASTPREITRLLRLVWTDAAGPPEACALVRDLMSKQVFRHRLVSGFPDGVAVAAKTGTLPGLHMEAGVARFPDGECYAIAVFARTHDLTASRATVDAAIGRAAGMAAAYLRGDGR, translated from the coding sequence ATGAGCACGCGAACAGCGACCGAGGACCGGATCCGGCGGATCTTCGCCGAGGCGGGCGCGAGAGGACAGTTACACGCTGTGCCCGTCCGCGCGGGCACGCCGGCCGCGGGCGGCGTCGACGGCGGGCGGGGCGGCCGTGAAGTCGCCGTGGGCGCCGATGACGCCGTCGTCATCGCTTCGCTCTTCAAGATGCTGCTGGTGCTGGAGTTCGCGCGGCAGGTCGTGGCCGGTCAGCTCGATCCGAGGGAGCGGGTGCGGGTGACCTCGGCCGACCGGCTCGGTGGCTGGGGCACCGCCGGCTGCCTGGACGATGTCGAACTGTCGTTGCGCGATCTCGCCTACTTCGCGATGTCGGTCAGCGACAACTCGGCGGCGGACCTGCTTCTCCACCGAGTCGGGCTGGACACTGTGAGGCTGCTCGCGAAGGAACTCGGCCTGGAGCGGACGCGCGTCGTGGGCGGCCCGCGGGACCTGCTGGAGTCGATGCTCGAGGAGGTCGGGGCACGCGACGAGAGGGAGTTCGCGGCGCGCTACCCGGCCCTGTCGGACGAGGGGAAGAGAAGGCTGACGGTGCTGGATCCCCGCCGCACCACGGCGAGCACACCCCGCGAGATCACACGGCTGCTCCGGCTCGTCTGGACCGATGCCGCGGGGCCGCCTGAAGCCTGTGCGCTCGTGCGCGACCTGATGAGCAAGCAGGTCTTCCGGCACCGGCTGGTGTCGGGTTTCCCGGACGGTGTCGCGGTCGCGGCCAAGACCGGGACCCTGCCCGGACTGCACATGGAGGCGGGCGTCGCCCGTTTCCCGGACGGTGAGTGCTACGCGATAGCCGTGTTCGCGCGCACCCACGACCTGACCGCCTCCCGTGCCACAGTGGACGCGGCGATAGGCAGGGCAGCCGGAATGGCCGCCGCTTACCTCCGTGGCGACGGCCGCTGA
- a CDS encoding LysR family transcriptional regulator: protein MDLLRHLRLFVTVADELHFSRAAERLGMAQPPLSQAIRRLEEELGAELFDRSQRGVRLSAAGTALLEEAHDLLAREKRLRALAHRAADGGLGTLRAGVPPDTTAAVLSALLSACAEHAPELSVDLQEVTTVEQLRLLASGGLDVGLVHHPVDATELRLGPVASLDLGVVLPRTSPLARLPEVTLGDLSGHDLVLFPRAHAPGWHDHILDVCRTEGFVPGRLRHASNPEFLLALVTAGHGVAFDQGPAARKEPRVAWSPLAGRPLTVRISGAWPTGRGAHPAARRFAGLAADVLARHHTTPRREGTARPPDDTPRPWSVVYG, encoded by the coding sequence GTGGATCTCCTACGCCACCTGCGTCTCTTCGTCACCGTGGCCGACGAGCTGCACTTCAGCCGGGCCGCCGAGCGTCTGGGCATGGCCCAGCCACCGCTCAGCCAGGCGATCCGCCGGCTGGAGGAGGAACTCGGAGCCGAGCTGTTCGACCGCTCACAGCGCGGCGTCCGGCTCAGTGCCGCCGGAACGGCGCTGCTGGAAGAGGCCCACGATCTCCTCGCCCGGGAGAAGAGGCTGCGCGCCCTGGCCCACCGCGCCGCCGACGGCGGCCTCGGCACCCTGCGCGCGGGCGTACCGCCCGACACCACGGCCGCCGTACTGTCCGCGTTGCTCTCCGCCTGCGCGGAACACGCACCGGAGCTCTCCGTCGACCTGCAGGAGGTCACCACCGTGGAGCAACTGCGGCTGCTTGCCTCCGGTGGCCTGGACGTCGGACTCGTGCACCACCCCGTGGACGCCACCGAACTACGGCTCGGCCCCGTTGCCTCACTGGACCTGGGGGTCGTGCTCCCCCGCACCTCGCCCCTGGCCCGCCTGCCGGAAGTGACGCTCGGCGATCTCTCCGGTCACGACCTGGTGCTCTTCCCGCGCGCACACGCACCCGGCTGGCACGACCACATCCTCGACGTGTGCCGCACCGAGGGCTTCGTCCCCGGCCGCCTCCGCCACGCCTCCAACCCCGAGTTCCTGCTCGCCCTGGTGACGGCGGGACACGGAGTCGCCTTCGACCAGGGGCCGGCGGCCCGCAAGGAACCCCGTGTCGCCTGGTCCCCTCTGGCGGGCCGCCCCCTCACCGTGCGGATCAGCGGCGCCTGGCCCACCGGCCGCGGAGCCCACCCGGCTGCCCGCCGCTTCGCCGGACTCGCCGCCGACGTCCTGGCCCGCCACCACACCACCCCACGACGCGAGGGCACTGCCCGCCCACCCGACGACACCCCGCGTCCCTGGTCGGTGGTGTACGGCTGA
- the infA gene encoding translation initiation factor IF-1 codes for MTKNKNVIEVEGKVVECLRSAMFTVELENGHQVLAHISGKIRKHYIKIMLEDRVLVELPPYDLTRGRIVFRYRN; via the coding sequence ATGACGAAGAACAAGAACGTCATCGAAGTCGAGGGCAAGGTCGTCGAGTGCCTGCGCAGCGCCATGTTCACCGTGGAGCTCGAGAACGGCCACCAGGTCCTGGCGCACATCAGCGGGAAGATCCGCAAGCACTACATCAAGATCATGCTGGAGGACCGGGTGCTGGTGGAACTCCCGCCGTACGACCTGACGCGCGGCCGGATCGTGTTCCGGTACCGGAACTAG